One segment of Thermosulfurimonas sp. F29 DNA contains the following:
- a CDS encoding archease produces MNTRFIPYETFEHGADIGVRGRGRTPEEAFANGARALFSLMVESFEDVRTEHSVPVEVSAETPEELFVMWLNRLITVSDLEGMVFRDFEVHISGESLTARALGEPLDPERHRLGVEVKGATFTLARVEKEGDLWIAQCVVDV; encoded by the coding sequence ATGAATACACGCTTCATTCCCTACGAAACCTTTGAGCACGGCGCGGACATAGGGGTGCGCGGAAGGGGACGCACCCCGGAGGAGGCCTTCGCCAACGGAGCCCGGGCCCTCTTCTCGCTGATGGTGGAAAGCTTCGAGGATGTCCGTACGGAGCACTCCGTGCCTGTAGAGGTCTCGGCCGAGACGCCCGAGGAACTTTTCGTGATGTGGCTCAACCGGCTCATCACCGTGAGTGATCTGGAGGGGATGGTCTTCCGGGATTTCGAGGTGCACATCTCCGGAGAGAGCCTCACCGCAAGGGCCCTGGGGGAACCCCTGGATCCGGAGCGCCACCGGCTGGGGGTAGAGGTTAAGGGGGCCACCTTTACGCTGGCCCGGGTGGAGAAGGAAGGGGATCTATGGATAGCCCAGTGCGTGGTGGATGTATGA
- the der gene encoding ribosome biogenesis GTPase Der: protein MPKIALVGRPNVGKSTLFNTLIGERKAVVERSPGVTRDRVYGEAEIQGRRITFIDTGGIELESEDRLQRETLRQAEAALSEADLILFVVDAKEGLTPLDEEVADLLRERGKPVLLVVNKVDGRQDLLNLSEFYALGMEPLIPISARHRRGIEDLEGLILEFLPEEAEETPPEGELPPVRVAILGRPNVGKSSLLNRLVGYERMIVSDIPGTTRDSIDTLLELPDGRRYLLIDTAGIRRRPRIRARVEKFSVDKAFEALDRAEVALLVLTAEEGITDQDQKILSQIEKRHKACIILVNKWDLLDGKREQGNILLERIRYGARFVPWAPILTISARTGRRVKEVLPLIDEVYAEYSRRVPTARVNRVLEEIKKEKTLYTPSGKRLKFYYATQAEIRPPTVVVFTNYPDEIPKSVERFVKNRLRTHLGFEKSPLRVIFRARR, encoded by the coding sequence ATGCCTAAGATAGCCCTGGTGGGACGCCCCAATGTGGGTAAGTCCACCCTTTTCAACACCCTTATCGGGGAACGAAAGGCCGTGGTGGAGCGGAGTCCGGGGGTCACGCGGGACCGTGTTTACGGAGAGGCGGAGATTCAGGGCCGGCGAATCACCTTCATCGACACCGGAGGGATCGAGCTCGAGAGCGAGGATCGTCTTCAGCGGGAGACCCTGCGCCAGGCCGAGGCGGCCCTTTCCGAAGCCGATCTGATCCTCTTCGTGGTGGACGCCAAGGAGGGGCTCACCCCTCTGGACGAGGAGGTGGCTGATCTGCTACGGGAACGGGGAAAACCGGTCCTCCTGGTGGTGAACAAGGTGGACGGCCGGCAGGATCTCCTCAACCTCTCCGAGTTTTATGCCCTGGGCATGGAACCCCTGATACCGATCTCGGCCCGACACCGCCGGGGTATCGAAGACCTGGAGGGCCTGATCCTGGAATTTCTCCCCGAGGAGGCGGAGGAGACCCCGCCGGAGGGGGAACTTCCTCCCGTAAGGGTGGCCATTCTGGGGCGTCCCAATGTGGGGAAGAGTTCCCTTCTCAACCGTCTGGTGGGATACGAGCGCATGATCGTATCCGACATCCCCGGCACCACCCGGGACAGCATCGACACCCTGCTCGAGCTTCCGGACGGTCGGCGTTATCTGCTGATAGACACCGCAGGGATCCGGCGCCGTCCGCGCATCAGGGCCCGGGTGGAAAAGTTCAGCGTGGACAAGGCCTTCGAGGCCCTGGATCGTGCCGAGGTGGCTCTTCTCGTCCTCACCGCCGAGGAGGGAATAACCGATCAGGATCAGAAGATCCTCTCCCAGATCGAGAAACGCCACAAGGCCTGCATAATTCTCGTGAACAAGTGGGATCTCCTGGACGGAAAACGCGAGCAGGGCAACATTTTGCTGGAAAGAATAAGATACGGAGCCCGTTTCGTCCCTTGGGCCCCTATCCTCACCATATCGGCCAGGACCGGACGACGGGTGAAGGAGGTCCTCCCCCTCATCGACGAGGTGTACGCGGAATACTCCCGTCGGGTACCCACCGCCAGGGTGAACCGGGTGCTGGAGGAGATCAAAAAAGAAAAGACCCTTTACACCCCCTCGGGAAAGAGATTAAAATTTTACTATGCCACTCAGGCGGAAATCCGGCCACCCACGGTGGTGGTCTTTACCAATTATCCGGACGAGATTCCCAAGAGCGTGGAGCGTTTCGTAAAAAATCGTCTGCGTACCCACCTGGGATTTGAAAAATCCCCCCTCAGGGTGATCTTTCGGGCCCGTCGTTAA
- a CDS encoding ASKHA domain-containing protein, with protein sequence MKPAVEVFDLALPRPSLSDQRSDERRLREALRDRLGASPAIPLSLLRELPERLRAWDFSVRVLVGRREEAPEVLEVRPPGDESPILGLGIDLGSTGVALYLVDFAARKVLKRTSFRNPQIPYGEDILTRLHRAARPEGLEELRRVTLEGLRREIVRFVGEENLSRLYYYAFCGNTTMTHFFLGLPTRWLYREPYIPAANWVDTLKLREAELPGHPEGLLFVFPSGGSYFGGDLIAGLLYVGLHRGEGLSLFVDVGTNAEIVLGNREFLLACAGAAGPALEGGVLSCGMQAREGAIEGVRIRNGRVELRTIGGGPPAGICGSGTIELLAELFLAGLVNPQGIFQPDRLPDRFREIRGEKAFVLAGEEETAHGRPVYVTQGEIKNLIRSKGAMYTMLRVICESIGVTFDDIENFYVAGSFGTHIDPEAAITIGMLPDLPREKFRAVGNAAGEGTVRFLLQGDFEEVREILSRLTYLEMNVENRFMQLLTGALFLPHTDLSLFPSVREKLRSSHA encoded by the coding sequence ATGAAACCGGCGGTGGAAGTCTTCGATTTAGCCCTTCCCCGTCCCTCCCTCTCCGACCAGCGTTCGGACGAGAGGCGTCTGCGGGAGGCCTTACGGGATCGGCTGGGAGCCTCCCCCGCAATCCCCCTTTCCCTTCTGCGGGAACTTCCCGAACGGCTCCGGGCCTGGGACTTTTCCGTAAGGGTACTGGTGGGCCGGCGGGAAGAGGCCCCGGAGGTGCTTGAGGTGCGTCCTCCCGGGGACGAAAGTCCGATTCTCGGGCTGGGTATCGACCTGGGAAGCACCGGGGTGGCCCTTTATCTCGTGGATTTCGCGGCGCGAAAGGTCCTGAAGAGGACCTCCTTCCGGAATCCCCAGATTCCCTACGGTGAGGACATCCTCACGCGTCTTCACCGCGCCGCCCGTCCGGAGGGACTGGAGGAGTTGCGCCGGGTAACCCTGGAGGGACTGCGGAGAGAAATCGTCCGTTTCGTGGGGGAAGAAAACCTCTCGCGTCTTTACTATTACGCCTTTTGCGGAAACACCACCATGACCCACTTTTTCCTGGGCCTTCCCACCCGCTGGCTTTACCGGGAACCCTACATTCCCGCGGCAAACTGGGTGGACACCCTCAAGCTCAGGGAGGCGGAGCTTCCCGGTCATCCCGAGGGTCTCCTCTTCGTCTTCCCCTCCGGGGGGAGTTACTTCGGAGGAGACCTCATCGCCGGGCTCCTCTATGTGGGTCTTCACCGGGGCGAGGGTCTGAGTCTTTTCGTGGATGTGGGAACCAATGCGGAGATAGTGCTGGGGAACAGGGAATTTCTCCTGGCCTGTGCCGGGGCCGCCGGGCCGGCCCTGGAGGGAGGGGTGCTTTCCTGCGGTATGCAGGCCCGGGAGGGGGCCATTGAGGGGGTGCGTATCCGCAACGGACGGGTGGAGCTTCGCACCATCGGCGGAGGGCCTCCGGCGGGTATCTGCGGTTCCGGCACCATCGAGCTTCTGGCCGAACTCTTCCTGGCCGGCCTGGTGAATCCTCAGGGGATCTTTCAGCCGGACAGACTCCCGGATAGGTTCCGGGAAATCCGGGGAGAAAAGGCCTTCGTGCTCGCCGGGGAGGAGGAAACCGCTCACGGCCGCCCCGTATATGTGACCCAGGGAGAAATTAAAAATCTTATCCGTTCTAAAGGAGCAATGTATACTATGCTTAGAGTTATTTGCGAAAGCATAGGCGTAACCTTCGATGATATAGAGAATTTTTATGTAGCCGGAAGTTTCGGCACTCACATCGATCCGGAGGCGGCCATTACCATAGGGATGCTGCCGGATCTGCCCCGGGAGAAGTTTCGGGCGGTGGGGAACGCCGCCGGGGAGGGAACGGTGCGGTTTCTCCTTCAGGGTGACTTTGAGGAGGTGCGAGAGATTCTCTCCCGGCTCACCTATCTGGAGATGAATGTGGAGAATCGTTTCATGCAGCTCCTGACCGGGGCCCTCTTTCTGCCCCACACGGATCTGTCCCTCTTTCCCAGCGTGCGGGAGAAGTTGAGGTCGAGCCATGCCTAA